Sequence from the Sphingobacteriaceae bacterium GW460-11-11-14-LB5 genome:
GGCCAAACTGGCTACAGAAAATGCAGAACATATCCGTGTGAGCGATATCGAGTTTTCCCTACCTCAACCATCATACACCATCGATACCCTTACCTACTTACATGAAAAATATCCTGAAAAGGAATTTGTATTGATTATGGGCGCTGATAACCTGGTATCATTTAAAAAATGGAAAAACTACGAGGTGCTTTTAAAAAACTACCAGATTTACGTTTACCCCCGACCAGAGGCAAATGTAAGCGAATGGGAAAATCATCCTTCCATCACTTTTACCAAAACCCCTTTAATGGAAATTTCTTCAACCTTTATCCGTAAAGCCATTAAAGAGAAAAAGAATGTTCAGTTTTTCCTGCCTGATAAAGTGATCGATTTTATCGAAGGCAAAGGAATGTACAAATAACACACATTAACAACCTAAATTACTGCCGGTAAAAGCAACAGAC
This genomic interval carries:
- a CDS encoding nicotinic acid mononucleotide adenylyltransferase; amino-acid sequence: MSTANCKLKTGLFFGSYNPIHTGHLIIANYMANHTELDEVWLVVSPHNPLKDKSGLTNMYDRLEMAKLATENAEHIRVSDIEFSLPQPSYTIDTLTYLHEKYPEKEFVLIMGADNLVSFKKWKNYEVLLKNYQIYVYPRPEANVSEWENHPSITFTKTPLMEISSTFIRKAIKEKKNVQFFLPDKVIDFIEGKGMYK